The Mycolicibacterium flavescens genomic interval AGCATGGTTGAGCGGCGAAATCGTGCCGGCAGGAACGAGAGCAGTTCGCCGTTGGGTCGTATCGGGAAGTAATGAAGCGTAGCCAACGGAATGTCGTAATACTCCGCGACGTTGCCAGCAACCTCCTCGAAAACCAGACCAGTGAAGAGCAGGTCGACGCCCTTCGCAAGTGAGGTCAGCGTCCTGCTCAGCTCTTCCCACGCTCGAGCCTTGGGTTCCCATGCCTCGCGCGACAATCTGCTCACTTCGCGAATGCGCCAAGGCGTGCGAAAACACGTTCTGTAGAAAGCCCAGTGCGCGTCGAGCATCTCCCGTGGATCGGGACCCAGCGCGGTCGCGTTGAGCCCCGCCGACTCGACGAAGCCAACCAGGTTAGGAGGAACGGCCATGTGCACTTCGTGCCCGCGGTGCATTAGTTCGCGGCCAACCGTGGCGCAGGGTTCCACATCGCCGCGCGTCCCGTAGCAGGCCACCAAAAACTTCATCGTGTCCTACCCTCTCATCTTTTTCGCGGAGCCTTTCACTGTTGTTGCTGAGGCGCAATGCGCCGATCCGTCTGGAGGCAGTCGGATGGGTGAAAGCCGACAAAGGGCAGCTGCGTCATGTGTGGCTGGTATCGCCCTCGGGCGCTCCGGCGACACAAGCTGTAATCTCTGTCCACGCACTTGAAGGGGGCAGTGGATGGCTAAATCCCTAAGATTCGTGCTGGCAAGCTACGGAAGTCGTGGCGATGTGGAGCCCTGCGTTGCCGTCGGGCGGGAGTTGCTGCACCGCGGACACCAGGTGTATTTGGCAGTAGCGCCGGACATGGTGGGGTTCGTCGAGTCCGCCGGGCTTGAGGCGGTCGGATACGGCCCGAACGCGCGTTTGTGGCAGGACGTCCATCGTGAATTCCAGGCCCGAATGTCCCATCCCTCGAAGGTTGCGGACCTGCGGAGACTGTGGCAGGAGGATCGTGCGCTCTTGGCCCAGTACCTTGAAGAGGCGGACTCCACATTGATGGGGCTGGCCAAGGACGCCGACCTGCTGCTAACCGGCCCTCTCGGGGAAGATGTCGCGGCCAACGTCGCTGAGTATCACGGTATCCCGCTGGCGGTGATGCATTTCGTCCCTATGCGAGCTAACGGGCGAGTGTTCGAGCGCGCGGTGACGAAGTTCGGTGAGTGGGTCCAGTGGAGGGTGCTGTACAAAAAGGCCGAAGACAAGCAACGCGGCGAACTCGGTCTGCCCAAGGCGACGGCGCCTGCCCCACGCAGGATCGCCGGGTCGCTGGAGATTCAGGCGTACGACGAGGTTTGGTTTCCCGGATTGGCGGCCGAGTGGGGCCAAAGGCGGCCGTTTGTCGGCACGCTGACGATGCAGTTGCCGACCGACGCCGACGAGGAGATCGCATCGTGGATAGCCGCGGGAAAACCGCCCATATATTTCGGGTTCGGCAGCATCCCAGTCGACCTGGTCGAGTCCGCCGACAATGTGTTCGCGATGATCACGGATGCGTGCGCGGAGCTAGGTGAGCGGGCGCTGATCTGCTCTGGATGGAGCGGCTTCAGCGAGATGCAGTCCGACAGCGTCAAGGTTGCTTCCGCGATGAATCATGCGACGGTCTTCCCGGCCTGCCGTGCGGTCGTTCACCACGGTGGCTCAGGGACAACGGCTGCGGGCTTGCGTGCCGGAGTCCCGACGCTGATTCTTTCGACGTGGCCTGAGCAGGCGCGCTGGGGCGCTCTGGTGAAACGCCTGAAAGTCGGTGCAGCACGGCCCTTTGCGGACATCAGCCGCGAATCATTGGTTGAGGACTTGCGGACAATCGTCGCGGGGGAATACGTCACCCGAGCCCGCGAGATCGCTGCGCAGATGACCAAACCTGCGGAAAGCGTTGCCATCGCTGCCGATCTTCTGGAGCGCGAAGCGCTGTCGGAGGCGACCAATGCTGAGGCAGACGAGGTGGCTGGGGCTACTGACGCTCGCAATGTCGACAGTGCAGGGCAGCGTACCGGTGAACAAAGTTGAAGTGTGATGGGGTAGGGGCTGACACGCATCCAGCGCCTTGCGCAATGATTGCGTCTCGTAGCTTTTGCGTCAGAGGAGGGAAACTCGATGAGCAAGCCAACGGTGCCCGTCGTCGCTGACTATGTCACCTCGCGGATTGTGCGCCGGATTCGTCGGATGGACTCGCGCCACAAGTTCGTTGATCTGGATGAATCCACACAGGACATCATCCGCAGGGTCGACCCGTACACTCTGACCTCGAGCGATCGCGTTGCCGCCTTATGCGGGAGCGTCGATTACATTGTCGACAACGACATTCCGGGGGCCTTCGTCGAGTGCGGAGTTTGGCGCGGCGGAAGTCTGCTGGCGATGCTGTTGCGGCTCCGTCAACGTGGCATCGTCGACCGCGACATCTACGGGTATGACGTGTGGGCCGGCATGGGGCCGTCCGGTTTCCCGTACCAACCTACCGACGAAGATGTGCTCTTCAACGGCACATCGGTTCAGAGTTCTATGAACCCGGGCCGGATCGGTAAGGCACTGTACGACCGCGTAGTGCCGAAGGTGACCCATTTCAAGCCTTCGCGCGATGACGTCTTCGCTCTCTTGACCTCCACCGGATATCCCGCAGAGCGGATCAATCTCGTAGCTGGTCCCGTGGAGGACACTATTCCTGCGCAAGCGCCTGAGACGATAGCTCTGCTGCGCCTCGACACCGACCTATACGAGTCAACACGCCATGAGCTCGAGAATCTCTATCCACGAATTCCGGTCGGCGGAGTGTTGGTCATCGATGATTACGGGTACTGGAAGGGTGCCCGCAAGGCTGTCGACGACTATTTCGAGGGGCACCGCATTTTGCTGCACCGCGACGGCCCCTCAGTTCGATTCGCCATCAAGCAGCAGGAGCGCTGAACCTGGCTCAGTACTTTGCCGATGTGAGGGTAAATCGGAGTCATCCAGCACCAATGACGTCCGCCATGTAACGGCATGCAGTGCAGCTCGAGAATTCTGCACTGTTCTCTCCGCTGTTTCGAACCGCAGAGTAGTTCAGCAAACTGCCGCCACAGCTGAAGGCGCCCAAACGCCACCTGTAAGGGCATACTTCGATCATGAAGAGTTGATGCCAACATTTTCGGATGCCGACAATGACAGCGTCAGAGGTGCGTGGAGGGCGAACGACGGCTAACTGCCCCATTTGAGAACGCGCCGTCAATAATGGGTCGATTCTGATCGAGCGGTTTCGAAACGTCATTTCCAAATAGCTCCTCCGCGTCATTGCGGGAGTCGCTTCGTGAGTCAAACGGCACCTGCGCACGCATAGCGGGATCAGTCCGTTGGGAGACCTCGCTCGGCCAATCCACGGAACCCGTTGAGTTCACTGAGCCTAGAAAAATCGGGACGCGCCAAGCCGCCGGCACGCAGTCCGAGCTGGCCCATCACCGCAGGCGATAGCGTTTCGCGGCCCGAGCGCTCCGGATGCTAAGCTGTGAAGCGCATAACACCTAGAGACTTTGCTGAATCGCATCACAGATCTGGCTCGGCTTAGTATGGTTCGGAACAGTCCCACTCGCAAAAGTAAATCTGGAGAGCTGTGAGCATCGACCCGTTCGACTGCCCCAACGGTGGTTTGTCGTTTCGACCAGCGGTGAGCGCTGCAGCCTGTTCCTTGTCTTTGGGTGTGTCACAACCTGCTGATGAGCGGTTCACGGCAAAGTCTAGCGCCCTGCGTCTTGGACTGCTTCCGACAGGACTTCGCACGCGAATCAAAAGGTCTGCGCGAGAGGCTCGGCGGGGGCCAGACTCCGATGAGCAAAGCGCCTGACGTACTTGGCCGATTGAGGGGAACCAATGGAACTCGATGACCGGGTCTATCCGGTTACGCCGAGACAGTTCGAGATGTGGCTTGCGGAAGAAACGGGCCGCGCCGACGCGACGCTACATCTCGGCGGACTCCTGCGGATCGAGGGTTCCATAGATCCCGATCTCCTTGAATCGGCGATCTGTCATGTGGTGGGTGAGGCTGAACCACTTAGAGCCGAATTCTTCGAAATGGCTGGGCAAGTTTTCCAGAAGCCGGTTGATCACCCGTTGGTTGAGCTACGCCGCTATGACTTGATGCGCTCGCAAGATCCCGTCGAGGAAACGCATCGCTTGGCATCGAGTATCCGCCGCATGCCGATGCCTCTTTCTGGGCCACTATTCAAGTTCGCACTGTTGCAGACCCGAATAGACGAAAACTACTTGTTCGCATGCTGCCACCATATCGCGGTAGACGGAATCGGCCTTACTCTGGTTCTGCATCGAATCGCAGCTGTTTACTCTGCCTTTGCCGTTGGCGACGAGATACCCCCGGCTTTCTTCGGCTCCCTGCAAGACCTGGTTCAGTGCGAGCTGGAATACGAAACCTCCACGGACTATCTCGATGATCGTGCCTATTGGGCTAGCAATCTTCCTGCCGAAAGGCCGCTGACTCTCCCCTTAGCGCACGCCACAGCGACCCCCAGTGATGCAGACGAGTTCTCCCCACCGCTTCCACTGGAGCCGCAGATTGTGGAACGCATCGACGCTTTGTCGAGCCACCTGGGCGTACGTCGGTCGTCCGTGATCACTGCCGCCTGCGCGCTATTGGTGAGTGAGTACGACGCTGAGCGTTCGGAAGTTGTACTTGATTTTCCTGTTAGCAGGCGAGTGCGTCCAGAATCACAGGCTGTTACCGGGATGGTTTCTGGCGTTGTGCCACTTGTGTTGAAAACTCCGGCCGACTCTTCGGTTGCGGGGTTTTGTCGACACGTCGACACCCGAATCCGGGAAGCTTTGCAACACCAGCGGTTTCCGGTGCAGACGGTCGAGAGTGCAACGCGCCTCAACGACGCTGGGCGTGCGTCCAATCGGGTCGTTGTGAATATCATTCCCGCTGCGCATATGGGCCACTTCGATGGCGCCCTGGCGACAGGCACACTGACCAATGCCGGGTTCGGCGACCAGGCCGCGCTGGTCTTCTTCAAAGATGGCGATCAGCTCCATCTAAGCTCTTTGGGCGCCGGCCATCCGCTCGTGGAGCTTGATGTCTCCGACTTGGCGGACCGGTTGAGTCGCCTTCTACTGGTGATGTCTACTGATCCAGAGCAGCGGTTGCCGTCAATTGACTTGCTCGATGAGCGCGAACAGGCCCGAGCTGACGGGTGGGGTAACCGGGCCGTGCTGACCGCGCCGGCGCCAGACGCCGTCTCGATCCCGTCAATGTTCACCGCACAGGTAGCTGCCGTTCCAGACGCGGTTGCGCTGACGTATGCCGGTCGTTCGTGGACCTATGCCCAACTGGATGCGGCATCGAACCGAGTGGCGAACCTGTTGGCTGACCTGGGGGTAGGCCCGGGCAAGACTGTGGCGCTTATGTTCTCGCGTTGCGCAGAGGCGATCGTCGCCATGTTAGGAGTGCTCAAGAGCGGGGCGGCGTACCTGCCGATCGATCCAGCACACCCGTGGCCGCGCATCGAATTCATGATTGCGGACGCGGCGCCCATGGTGGCACTGACCACCACGGGGCTTGCCGAGCGGTTGGCCGATAGCGCGTTGGTGGTCATCGACGTCGCCGATCCGTCGATCGAGGGCTATTCGGTCTCACCCTTACCGGCGCCCGCCGCGGATGATGTGGCCTACACGATTTACACCTCGGGCACGACCGGTGTACCGAAGGGGGTGGCGATCACCCACGCCAACGTCACCCAGCTGATCGGCTCTTTGCATGATGAGTGGGCCACGGCGGGGCAGGTGTGGTCGCAGTGGCACTCGTATAGCTTCGACATCTCGGGGTGGGAGATCTACGGCGCCTTGCTGCGTGGGGGGCGGCTGGCGGTGGTGCCCGAGTCGGTCGCCACTTCGCCGGAAGCTTTGCGCGTCTTCTTGATTGACGAGCAGGTCAGCGTGCTGTGTCAGACCCCGTCGGCGGTGGGGATGTTGTCGCCGCAGGGGCTGGATGCGGTGACATTACTGGTCGGTGGCGAGGCTTGTCCGCCCGAGGTGGTGGATCGCTGGGCCCCTGGCCGGGTGATGATCAATGAGTACGGCCCGACCGAGGCCACGATGTGGGTGGCGTTGAGTGCGCCGCTGCAGGCGGGCTCACGGGTGGTGCCGATCGGCGCACCGGTGGCGGGCGCGGCGTTTCTTGTGTTGGACAGTTGGTTACGCCCGGTACCGCACGGGGTGGTCGGAGAGCTGTATGTGGCCGGGCCGCAGTTGGCGGTCGGGTACGTGCGAAGGGCTGGGCTGACGGCCGCGCGGTTTGTCGCGTGTCCGTTCGGCGGACCCGGCAACCGGATGTATCGCACCGGAGACCTGGTGTGGTGGGGCGCAGATGGACAGCTGCGTTATGTCGGTCGCGTTGATGAGCAAGTCAAAATTCGTGGGCATCGCATCGAGATCGGCGAAATACAAGCCGCACTCAGCGCGCTGGAGGGGGTGGACCAGACAGCGGTGATCGTCCGCGAGGACCGTCCGGGTGACAAGCGCCTCGTCGGCTATCTCACGGAGTCGGTTGAGGGCGCAGTGGATCCCACCACTATTCGTGCCGCCCTGGGTGAGCGGCTACCCAGCTATATGGTGCCTTCGGCGGTGGTATTGATCGATGCATTGCCGTTGACGGTCAACGGCAAGCTCGACAAGCGCGCTTTGCCTGCGCCGGAATATAGCGATGTCGATCGGTATCGTGCTCCGGGCACGCCGGCCGAGGAGATTCTGGCTGGCATTTTCGCCGAGGTGTTGGGTGTCGAGCGGATCGGCGTGGATGAGTCGTTCTTCGAGCTTGGTGGCGACTCGCTGCTGGCGATGCGGGCGGTCGCCGCGGTCAATACGCGCCTGGACTCCGGGCTTTCTTTACGTGCGGTGTTTGAGGCGCCCACGGTGGCCGAGTTGGCGTCTCGCATAGGCGAGGGAGACGGGCTAGAGCCGTTGGTTGCCGGTCCGCGTCCTGCGGTGGTGCCGTTGTCGTTTGCGCAGAACCGGTTGTGGTTCCTGGATCAGTTGCAGGGTCCCTCCTCGGTTGACAACTTGGCGATGGCGTGGCGGTTGGATGGGCGCTTGAACGCTGAGGCGTTGGGTGCGGCTGTTGTTGATGTGGTGGGTCGTCACGAGAGTTTGCGGACGTTGTTTCCAGCCCCAGGTGGGGTTCCGCAGCAGTCGGTGGTGCCTGTTGAGCGCGCTGATGTGGGTTGGCAGGTGGTTGATGCGACCGGGTGGCCGACGGGTCGGTTGGATGAGGCCGTCGGGGCAGTGGCGCGTAAGCCGTTTGAATTGGCCGGTGAGATCCCTTTGCGGGCAACGCTTTTCCGGCTCAGCGAGGATAAGCATGTGTTGGTGGCGGTGGTGCACCATATCGCCGCTGACGGTTGGTCGGTCGCTCCGTTAATGGGCGATTTGAGTGCGGCCTACGCCGCCCGCTGCGCGGGCCAAGCCCCGGACTGGGCGCCGCTGCCGGTGCAGTATGTCGATTACGCGTTGTGGCAGCGCGCGCAGTTGGGTGATCTCAATGATCCCGACAGCCGGATCGCTGCGCAGCTGGCCTACTGGCAGGACGCGTTGGCAGATCTGCCCGAGCGAGTGGAGCTGCCGACTGATCGGCCGTATCCGCCGGTGGCGGACTACCGCGGTGCCAAGGTGGCGGTGCAGTGGCCGGTGCCTGTGCAGCAAGCGGTTTCAAGGCTGGCCGGCGAGCATGGCGCGACCAGTTTTATGGTGATGCAGGCCGCTCT includes:
- a CDS encoding glycosyltransferase codes for the protein MAKSLRFVLASYGSRGDVEPCVAVGRELLHRGHQVYLAVAPDMVGFVESAGLEAVGYGPNARLWQDVHREFQARMSHPSKVADLRRLWQEDRALLAQYLEEADSTLMGLAKDADLLLTGPLGEDVAANVAEYHGIPLAVMHFVPMRANGRVFERAVTKFGEWVQWRVLYKKAEDKQRGELGLPKATAPAPRRIAGSLEIQAYDEVWFPGLAAEWGQRRPFVGTLTMQLPTDADEEIASWIAAGKPPIYFGFGSIPVDLVESADNVFAMITDACAELGERALICSGWSGFSEMQSDSVKVASAMNHATVFPACRAVVHHGGSGTTAAGLRAGVPTLILSTWPEQARWGALVKRLKVGAARPFADISRESLVEDLRTIVAGEYVTRAREIAAQMTKPAESVAIAADLLEREALSEATNAEADEVAGATDARNVDSAGQRTGEQS
- a CDS encoding Macrocin-O-methyltransferase (TylF), yielding MSKPTVPVVADYVTSRIVRRIRRMDSRHKFVDLDESTQDIIRRVDPYTLTSSDRVAALCGSVDYIVDNDIPGAFVECGVWRGGSLLAMLLRLRQRGIVDRDIYGYDVWAGMGPSGFPYQPTDEDVLFNGTSVQSSMNPGRIGKALYDRVVPKVTHFKPSRDDVFALLTSTGYPAERINLVAGPVEDTIPAQAPETIALLRLDTDLYESTRHELENLYPRIPVGGVLVIDDYGYWKGARKAVDDYFEGHRILLHRDGPSVRFAIKQQER